The Rhinoderma darwinii isolate aRhiDar2 chromosome 11, aRhiDar2.hap1, whole genome shotgun sequence genome window below encodes:
- the GSTP1 gene encoding glutathione S-transferase P isoform X1: protein MSASFYICLVFSHFVWIFVLPEYTIIYFDVRGRGQAMRMLMADQGLAWKEECLTFDAWLKGVLKRDAVFGQLPAFKDGDLTLYQSNAILRHLARNHGLYGKNPREATLIDMVNDGAEDLRIKYLHLIYKNYENGKEEYIKSLSTEFGHFERLLAANNKGKDFVVGNEISFVDYNLLDLLLIHLVLAPDCLSGFPLLSAYVKRMTSRPKLEAFLSSDAHKKKPINGNGKQ from the exons TGCCTGAATACACCATAATCTATTTTGATGTCAGAG GTCGCGGTCAGGCGATGCGGATGCTCATGGCGGACCAGGGACTGGCGTGGAAGGAGGAGTGCTTAACATTTGACGCTTGGCTAAAAGGGGTTCTGAAACGAGATGCG GTGTTTGGCCAACTTCCAGCATTTAAAGATGGAGATCTCACGCTTTATCAGTCCAATGCCATTTTGCGCCATCTCGCCAGGAATCACG gtctctatggaaaaaatcctcgCGAGGCAACGCTTATAGACATGGTTAATGATGGAGCCGAAGATCTCCGGATTAAATATCTGCACCTGATCTATAAGAACTAT GAAAATGGAAAAGAGGAATACATTAAGTCTCTGTCCACTGAATTTGGTCACTTTGAACGTCTGCTTGCCGCAAATAACAAGGGGAAGGATTTCGTGGTAGGAAATGAG ATTTCCTTTGTTGATTATAACTTGTTGGATCTTCTCCTGATCCATCTTGTGCTGGCTCCCGACTGCCTCTCCGGCTTTCCCCTCCTCTCTGCCTATGTCAAGCGCATGACTAGCCGTCCCAAACTCGAAGCGTTTCTCTCCAGTGATGCCCACAAGAAGAAACCAATCAATGGCAATGGCAAGCAGTGA
- the GSTP1 gene encoding glutathione S-transferase P isoform X3, which produces MRMLMADQGLAWKEECLTFDAWLKGVLKRDAVFGQLPAFKDGDLTLYQSNAILRHLARNHGLYGKNPREATLIDMVNDGAEDLRIKYLHLIYKNYENGKEEYIKSLSTEFGHFERLLAANNKGKDFVVGNEISFVDYNLLDLLLIHLVLAPDCLSGFPLLSAYVKRMTSRPKLEAFLSSDAHKKKPINGNGKQ; this is translated from the exons ATGCGGATGCTCATGGCGGACCAGGGACTGGCGTGGAAGGAGGAGTGCTTAACATTTGACGCTTGGCTAAAAGGGGTTCTGAAACGAGATGCG GTGTTTGGCCAACTTCCAGCATTTAAAGATGGAGATCTCACGCTTTATCAGTCCAATGCCATTTTGCGCCATCTCGCCAGGAATCACG gtctctatggaaaaaatcctcgCGAGGCAACGCTTATAGACATGGTTAATGATGGAGCCGAAGATCTCCGGATTAAATATCTGCACCTGATCTATAAGAACTAT GAAAATGGAAAAGAGGAATACATTAAGTCTCTGTCCACTGAATTTGGTCACTTTGAACGTCTGCTTGCCGCAAATAACAAGGGGAAGGATTTCGTGGTAGGAAATGAG ATTTCCTTTGTTGATTATAACTTGTTGGATCTTCTCCTGATCCATCTTGTGCTGGCTCCCGACTGCCTCTCCGGCTTTCCCCTCCTCTCTGCCTATGTCAAGCGCATGACTAGCCGTCCCAAACTCGAAGCGTTTCTCTCCAGTGATGCCCACAAGAAGAAACCAATCAATGGCAATGGCAAGCAGTGA
- the GSTP1 gene encoding glutathione S-transferase P isoform X2 has translation MPEYTIIYFDVRGRGQAMRMLMADQGLAWKEECLTFDAWLKGVLKRDAVFGQLPAFKDGDLTLYQSNAILRHLARNHGLYGKNPREATLIDMVNDGAEDLRIKYLHLIYKNYENGKEEYIKSLSTEFGHFERLLAANNKGKDFVVGNEISFVDYNLLDLLLIHLVLAPDCLSGFPLLSAYVKRMTSRPKLEAFLSSDAHKKKPINGNGKQ, from the exons TGCCTGAATACACCATAATCTATTTTGATGTCAGAG GTCGCGGTCAGGCGATGCGGATGCTCATGGCGGACCAGGGACTGGCGTGGAAGGAGGAGTGCTTAACATTTGACGCTTGGCTAAAAGGGGTTCTGAAACGAGATGCG GTGTTTGGCCAACTTCCAGCATTTAAAGATGGAGATCTCACGCTTTATCAGTCCAATGCCATTTTGCGCCATCTCGCCAGGAATCACG gtctctatggaaaaaatcctcgCGAGGCAACGCTTATAGACATGGTTAATGATGGAGCCGAAGATCTCCGGATTAAATATCTGCACCTGATCTATAAGAACTAT GAAAATGGAAAAGAGGAATACATTAAGTCTCTGTCCACTGAATTTGGTCACTTTGAACGTCTGCTTGCCGCAAATAACAAGGGGAAGGATTTCGTGGTAGGAAATGAG ATTTCCTTTGTTGATTATAACTTGTTGGATCTTCTCCTGATCCATCTTGTGCTGGCTCCCGACTGCCTCTCCGGCTTTCCCCTCCTCTCTGCCTATGTCAAGCGCATGACTAGCCGTCCCAAACTCGAAGCGTTTCTCTCCAGTGATGCCCACAAGAAGAAACCAATCAATGGCAATGGCAAGCAGTGA